A stretch of the Glutamicibacter sp. JL.03c genome encodes the following:
- a CDS encoding DUF3039 domain-containing protein — MVEQSEETRGGTATIERTETTQSVEAGDHERFAHYVQKEKIMESALSGEPVIALCGKVWTPGRDPKKFPVCPECKEVYDSLMG; from the coding sequence ATGGTGGAACAGTCTGAAGAAACCCGCGGTGGCACTGCGACGATCGAACGTACCGAGACAACTCAAAGTGTCGAGGCCGGCGATCACGAGCGTTTTGCCCACTATGTGCAGAAGGAAAAGATCATGGAGTCGGCGTTGTCCGGCGAACCAGTGATTGCTTTGTGCGGCAAGGTCTGGACCCCGGGCCGAGACCCGAAGAAGTTCCCGGTATGCCCTGAGTGCAAGGAAGTTTACGACTCCTTGATGGGGTAG
- a CDS encoding ABC transporter ATP-binding protein: protein MNQIALDIRGLAKQFGPKAAVDNVSLQVPAGSFYGLVGPNGAGKTTMLSMATGLLRPDAGQALVNGVDIWNDPQSAKATLGVLADGVRQFDRLTGRQLVTYSGLLRGMDRVEVAERTEDLLRVMDLSGDGDKLVVDYSAGMTKKITLATAMIHSPKLLVLDEPFEAVDPVSAANIRDILNDYVEFGGTVIVSSHVMDLVQRMCSHVAVIAGGVLKAQGSVEQVRGGMSLEDRFVDLVGGRANKEGLSWLRTSSN, encoded by the coding sequence ATGAATCAGATCGCACTGGATATTCGCGGCCTCGCCAAGCAATTTGGCCCCAAGGCCGCAGTGGACAACGTCAGCCTGCAGGTACCTGCTGGCTCCTTCTATGGCCTCGTTGGCCCCAACGGCGCCGGCAAAACAACCATGCTGTCCATGGCCACCGGACTGCTCCGTCCGGATGCTGGCCAGGCCTTGGTCAACGGCGTGGATATCTGGAACGACCCGCAGTCGGCCAAGGCGACCCTGGGCGTGCTGGCTGATGGAGTGCGCCAATTCGATCGCCTGACCGGCCGCCAGCTGGTGACCTACTCGGGGCTTTTGCGGGGCATGGACCGCGTGGAAGTGGCCGAACGAACAGAGGATCTACTGCGCGTGATGGATCTGAGCGGTGACGGCGACAAGCTGGTGGTGGACTATTCGGCCGGCATGACGAAGAAGATCACCCTGGCCACCGCGATGATCCACTCGCCCAAGCTCCTGGTGCTCGATGAGCCTTTCGAGGCAGTTGACCCGGTATCCGCGGCGAATATCCGGGATATCCTCAACGACTACGTTGAATTCGGCGGGACGGTCATCGTCTCCTCGCACGTGATGGATCTCGTCCAGCGCATGTGCTCGCACGTGGCGGTCATTGCCGGCGGCGTGCTCAAGGCGCAGGGCTCGGTCGAGCAGGTGCGCGGCGGCATGAGCTTGGAAGACCGGTTCGTGGATCTTGTTGGCGGTCGAGCGAACAAAGAGGGGCTGTCATGGTTGCGCACATCCTCAAACTGA
- a CDS encoding dihydrofolate reductase family protein, which translates to MRKLVYYVATTLDGYIASPEGGDPSGAHFFPLGADLIDFIVRNYPETLPGPAREAMGISGPGAAFDTVLEGRSSYEVGLAAGTTDAYPHLRHLVFSTTLTSQDPAIEIVRSDALDRVRQLKAEAGKDLWLVGGGKLAHSLLPEIDRLVLKQNPSIIGSGIPLFDGPFHSQMFRPVDQAMLDSGIRVLTYDRVQRS; encoded by the coding sequence ATGCGAAAACTCGTGTACTACGTAGCGACCACATTGGACGGCTACATCGCCTCCCCCGAGGGCGGGGATCCCAGCGGCGCCCATTTCTTCCCGCTGGGCGCGGATCTGATTGATTTCATCGTCAGGAACTACCCGGAAACCCTGCCCGGCCCTGCACGCGAGGCTATGGGGATTTCTGGGCCCGGGGCCGCCTTCGACACCGTCCTGGAAGGCCGGTCGTCCTACGAAGTCGGACTGGCTGCGGGCACCACGGACGCTTATCCGCACCTGCGCCATCTAGTGTTCTCGACCACGCTGACCAGCCAGGATCCGGCAATTGAGATCGTCCGCAGCGATGCCCTGGATCGGGTTCGACAGCTCAAGGCGGAGGCTGGAAAAGATCTTTGGCTGGTGGGCGGAGGGAAGCTCGCCCACAGCTTGCTGCCGGAAATCGACCGATTGGTCCTCAAGCAGAACCCGTCGATCATCGGTTCGGGCATTCCGCTCTTCGACGGGCCCTTCCACAGTCAGATGTTCCGCCCGGTGGATCAGGCCATGCTGGATTCAGGCATCAGGGTGCTGACCTACGACCGGGTTCAGCGGTCATAG
- a CDS encoding transporter, whose amino-acid sequence MVAHILKLKLLLLANGFKRSVGQLIGVIIGAVYALGMIVMLTLAAWFMASETAIDAELSIIVGSLVVLGWAVIPPLLTGVDLTLEPSRFVHFGIPQKVLGPALVLSGFISVPAILSILGLIGGSLIWRHEPLAMPVAVLAAIATAVIAVLVCQYLTIMATALRAKRRFRELTFAVLFLLLICLGPIISSIASAANSLLDLVGPISNVLAYTPLGAAAALPGALAYGNYLQFAICLMLTVIYLGGLYWLVARATAQATVTPPPEQRAAKQSGLGFFKYAPATPAGAVGARALTYWFKDPRYAIGVLMVPVLPLIFWFTGSQSGNYTMMYLLGPMIGILLGFSISADISYDNTAFALHVLTGVSGRADRAGRAMACLALSIIPVLAAAILPGAIAGEAWRIPGDLGFSLAALLIALGVASVASARYTYAVPLPGDNPMKTPPGNGLRVAATQLATIGVMALLLLPVMIPYLVGWFQESRGLGFLTLGIGLVLGIGLLIGGIALGGKWYEKRAPELMQAVMLNK is encoded by the coding sequence ATGGTTGCGCACATCCTCAAACTGAAACTCCTGCTGCTGGCCAATGGCTTCAAGCGGTCGGTAGGCCAGCTGATCGGTGTCATCATCGGCGCGGTGTACGCCCTGGGGATGATCGTGATGCTCACGCTCGCCGCCTGGTTCATGGCCTCCGAGACCGCGATCGACGCCGAGCTGAGCATCATCGTCGGCTCGCTGGTTGTCCTCGGCTGGGCGGTGATTCCGCCGCTGCTCACCGGGGTTGATCTGACCCTGGAACCTTCGCGATTTGTGCACTTCGGGATCCCGCAGAAGGTGCTGGGCCCGGCGCTGGTGCTCTCGGGCTTCATTTCGGTGCCAGCGATCCTGAGCATTCTCGGGCTGATCGGCGGCTCGCTGATTTGGCGGCATGAACCGCTGGCCATGCCGGTGGCGGTGCTGGCTGCTATCGCCACCGCGGTGATCGCTGTTCTGGTGTGCCAGTACCTGACGATCATGGCCACAGCTCTGCGGGCCAAGCGCCGTTTCCGCGAACTGACCTTTGCGGTGCTGTTCCTGCTGCTGATTTGCCTGGGCCCGATCATCTCCTCGATCGCCTCGGCCGCGAACAGCCTGCTGGATCTGGTTGGCCCAATCTCCAATGTCCTGGCCTATACGCCGCTGGGTGCAGCGGCGGCCTTGCCCGGCGCGCTGGCCTACGGGAACTACCTGCAATTCGCCATCTGCCTGATGCTCACCGTGATCTATCTGGGTGGCCTGTACTGGCTGGTCGCCCGGGCGACGGCGCAAGCCACCGTGACGCCGCCACCAGAACAGCGCGCAGCCAAGCAGAGCGGCTTGGGCTTCTTCAAGTACGCTCCGGCGACTCCCGCCGGCGCGGTCGGTGCCCGCGCTTTGACCTATTGGTTCAAGGATCCACGCTATGCCATTGGCGTCCTGATGGTTCCGGTCCTGCCCCTGATCTTCTGGTTCACCGGCAGCCAGTCGGGTAACTACACAATGATGTACCTGCTCGGCCCGATGATCGGCATTCTGCTCGGCTTCTCCATCTCCGCTGATATCTCCTATGACAACACCGCTTTTGCCCTGCATGTGCTCACCGGGGTGTCCGGGCGTGCCGACCGCGCTGGACGAGCGATGGCCTGCCTTGCGCTATCGATTATCCCGGTGCTGGCCGCTGCGATCCTGCCGGGTGCCATCGCCGGCGAAGCGTGGAGGATCCCGGGGGATCTGGGGTTCTCGCTGGCCGCGCTGCTGATTGCCTTGGGCGTCGCTTCGGTGGCCTCGGCACGCTACACCTATGCGGTGCCGCTGCCGGGCGATAACCCGATGAAGACCCCTCCCGGCAATGGGCTGCGCGTGGCCGCCACCCAGCTGGCAACCATCGGTGTCATGGCGCTCTTGCTGCTTCCGGTGATGATCCCCTACCTCGTGGGCTGGTTCCAGGAATCGCGCGGCCTCGGGTTCTTGACCTTGGGCATCGGGCTGGTGCTCGGCATCGGGCTGCTGATTGGCGGCATTGCCCTGGGCGGCAAGTGGTATGAAAAGCGGGCCCCGGAACTGATGCAAGCCGTGATGCTCAACAAATAG
- a CDS encoding co-chaperone YbbN, whose protein sequence is MSEENIPSTRGAVDLSALANQSPQATETTAAAAASWTTGLDEAAFQQFVGLSQSVPAIVSLGSPRVQVSADLDAVLRKLVDAKGGKFVLGLVDAETYPQIAQAFQAQQIPMVVALIKGQPVPLFQGPAAEEQIVQLFGQLEQLAVQQGLSGTVPPFSGTATATEPELPPLHQKAVDAIDAGDYASAEAAYLEALNEKPNDHEAQVGVYQVRLLSRTQNLELNKSRELAAQDPQDLAAQLDVADLDVIGGHVEDAFARLVSLISKLADDDRERVRRRLIELYAVVGNNDPRVAASRQKLARVLF, encoded by the coding sequence ATGAGCGAAGAAAACATTCCATCAACCCGTGGCGCGGTAGACCTGTCGGCGTTGGCAAACCAGAGCCCGCAGGCCACCGAGACCACCGCTGCGGCTGCTGCCAGCTGGACCACCGGCCTGGACGAGGCGGCGTTCCAGCAATTTGTCGGCCTCTCCCAGAGCGTTCCTGCCATCGTGTCCCTGGGCTCGCCCCGGGTGCAGGTATCGGCCGATCTTGATGCGGTATTGCGCAAGCTGGTTGACGCCAAGGGCGGCAAATTCGTTCTCGGCTTGGTGGATGCGGAAACCTATCCTCAAATCGCCCAGGCATTCCAGGCGCAGCAGATTCCGATGGTTGTCGCCCTGATCAAGGGCCAGCCGGTGCCCTTGTTCCAGGGCCCGGCTGCCGAGGAACAGATCGTTCAGCTCTTCGGCCAGCTGGAACAGCTGGCGGTGCAGCAAGGGCTGTCCGGAACGGTGCCGCCATTCAGCGGGACTGCCACGGCCACCGAGCCTGAGCTGCCGCCGCTGCACCAGAAGGCTGTGGATGCCATCGATGCAGGGGACTACGCCTCCGCTGAGGCAGCCTACCTTGAAGCGCTCAATGAGAAGCCGAATGATCATGAAGCCCAGGTAGGCGTGTACCAGGTGCGCCTGCTCTCCCGCACGCAGAACCTTGAGCTGAACAAGTCCCGCGAGCTGGCCGCGCAAGATCCGCAGGACCTTGCCGCGCAGCTGGACGTCGCCGATCTTGATGTGATCGGCGGCCACGTCGAGGACGCATTTGCCCGTCTGGTGTCGTTGATATCGAAGCTGGCAGACGATGATCGTGAACGGGTTCGCCGTCGCCTCATCGAGCTCTATGCGGTAGTGGGCAATAACGACCCGCGGGTCGCTGCCTCCCGCCAGAAGCTGGCGCGCGTGCTCTTCTAA
- a CDS encoding DUF4126 domain-containing protein, protein MDPLTASLMAIGSGSAAGLRPYFTVLALGLAGLLIPDTAPQWLASTADQIPESITNPWVLAICTVLSIGEAGLDKIPFINLSMETVSVWLRPVFGALVGVGLGANSSVEVAVFTGLLGAGSALFVSLGKSSVTAASNVVPEPFTQWARSLIEDFGALILVLAAVLLPVLAALLGIAATAIGFLLYRMFRKAYRALKQTFGNVSEGRQAVNQVRTTHQDPGQSSGAIHTLRQLAADPGPVD, encoded by the coding sequence TTGGATCCGCTGACAGCTTCGCTCATGGCCATTGGCAGCGGTTCCGCCGCGGGCCTGCGCCCTTATTTCACGGTCCTTGCATTGGGCCTTGCCGGACTGCTGATCCCCGATACCGCTCCGCAGTGGCTTGCGTCCACGGCTGATCAGATTCCCGAGTCCATCACCAATCCCTGGGTTCTGGCGATCTGCACGGTGCTTTCCATTGGCGAGGCGGGCCTGGATAAGATCCCGTTCATCAATCTGTCCATGGAAACCGTCTCGGTGTGGCTGCGCCCGGTCTTCGGAGCCCTCGTGGGCGTGGGGCTCGGTGCCAATTCCAGCGTTGAGGTAGCCGTGTTCACCGGGTTGCTAGGAGCCGGATCGGCGCTCTTTGTGAGCCTGGGCAAGTCATCCGTGACTGCGGCCAGCAATGTGGTCCCAGAACCTTTCACCCAATGGGCCCGAAGCCTGATCGAGGATTTCGGCGCACTGATACTCGTTCTCGCCGCCGTGCTTCTTCCGGTGCTTGCCGCGTTGCTCGGCATCGCAGCCACCGCTATCGGATTCCTGCTCTACCGGATGTTCCGCAAGGCCTACCGGGCCCTGAAACAGACGTTCGGCAATGTTTCCGAGGGACGCCAAGCGGTCAACCAAGTGCGCACAACACATCAGGACCCGGGCCAGTCCTCCGGTGCGATTCACACCTTGCGCCAACTAGCCGCTGACCCCGGGCCAGTCGATTAG
- a CDS encoding AI-2E family transporter codes for MEPDQQRQHHDPHDPEDRAGAPASSSHPGTSEAVNSPESTPGAEVPADNQRLAEHGSWTQRLGASVAKLFSTPARTAALGEEPEHHSEETFDPFPALHPISMGFLATIGVGLALGGYYVLTNVGSLLTWIAIALFIALGLDPVVRFLMRRGLSRPLAVVATMVGMLAVFGGFMALIIPTLVNQITTFITRAPDIVADFLNSEWVLEIDQQYALSERVTTEVNRFFGDSGAVTNVFGGVLGVSQTVAQSMFGVLIVLVLAIYFLASLPGMMGFSIRLAPRSKRERVTELAERITRSVGNYVMGQATVAILNSLVALLLMTILGVPFTALLTLLVAMLAFIPLVGGVIAGILVTLVTLSLGWQTALVYAICYFGYLQVEAYFVSPRIMRRAVAVPGAVAVISVIAGGTLAGVTGALMAIPVAASAMILLREVFIARQDRR; via the coding sequence ATGGAGCCAGATCAACAGCGGCAGCACCACGATCCTCATGATCCCGAGGACCGTGCTGGCGCGCCCGCTTCCTCCTCTCATCCAGGCACCTCTGAAGCTGTGAATTCCCCGGAAAGCACCCCGGGCGCGGAGGTTCCAGCCGATAACCAGAGGCTCGCTGAGCATGGTTCGTGGACGCAGCGGCTGGGCGCCAGCGTGGCCAAATTGTTCAGCACTCCAGCACGCACCGCAGCCCTCGGCGAGGAACCAGAGCACCATTCAGAAGAAACCTTCGACCCCTTCCCTGCCTTGCATCCCATTTCCATGGGCTTCTTGGCCACCATCGGTGTCGGGCTGGCGCTGGGAGGCTACTACGTCCTGACCAACGTGGGTTCGCTGCTGACCTGGATTGCCATCGCGTTGTTCATTGCGCTCGGCCTGGATCCGGTGGTCCGGTTCCTGATGCGCCGCGGACTGTCCCGACCGCTGGCAGTGGTCGCCACGATGGTTGGCATGTTGGCGGTCTTTGGCGGCTTCATGGCGCTGATCATTCCTACGCTGGTGAACCAGATCACCACCTTCATTACCCGAGCTCCGGATATCGTGGCTGATTTCCTGAACAGCGAGTGGGTCTTGGAAATCGATCAGCAGTATGCCCTGTCCGAGCGCGTGACCACCGAAGTGAATCGATTCTTCGGGGATTCCGGTGCGGTGACCAATGTCTTTGGCGGCGTTTTGGGCGTCTCCCAAACCGTGGCCCAGTCGATGTTCGGTGTGCTGATCGTCCTGGTCCTTGCCATCTACTTCCTGGCCTCGTTGCCCGGCATGATGGGATTCTCTATTCGCCTGGCACCGCGCTCCAAGCGCGAGCGAGTCACTGAGCTAGCCGAACGCATTACCCGTTCGGTGGGCAACTACGTGATGGGCCAGGCGACCGTGGCGATTTTGAACTCGCTCGTTGCCTTGCTGCTCATGACCATTCTCGGTGTTCCATTCACCGCGCTGCTGACGCTCCTGGTCGCGATGCTGGCGTTCATTCCGCTGGTTGGCGGAGTAATTGCCGGAATCCTCGTCACCTTGGTGACCTTGTCGTTGGGATGGCAGACCGCCCTGGTCTACGCCATCTGCTATTTCGGCTACCTGCAGGTCGAGGCCTACTTCGTCTCTCCGCGCATCATGCGCCGTGCGGTGGCGGTGCCCGGGGCCGTGGCGGTGATCTCCGTGATTGCCGGCGGCACCCTGGCCGGAGTCACCGGCGCCTTGATGGCGATCCCGGTCGCGGCCAGCGCCATGATCCTGCTGCGCGAAGTGTTCATCGCGCGCCAAGACCGCCGCTAG
- a CDS encoding isochorismatase family protein — translation MTRALLIIDLQPDFCEGGALAVAGGNAVAAAIASDVAERRESYAAVITTQDWHIEPGGHFSQSPDFVDSWPVHCVAGTEGAALHPLLQDTATDAHFAKGRFAAAYSGFEARELIADAPLADESGTLLAPWLREAGITAVDIVGLAADHCVRATALDAVAEGFGATVISPLTAAVSPQNLPAVHEELRAAGVTVLTLG, via the coding sequence ATGACCCGAGCGCTGCTGATCATTGATCTGCAACCTGACTTTTGCGAAGGCGGAGCCCTGGCTGTGGCTGGCGGCAATGCCGTGGCCGCTGCCATCGCCAGTGATGTGGCCGAACGCCGGGAGAGTTATGCCGCGGTCATCACCACCCAAGATTGGCATATCGAGCCCGGAGGCCATTTTTCCCAGTCGCCGGACTTTGTCGATTCCTGGCCGGTGCACTGCGTTGCCGGCACCGAGGGCGCGGCCCTGCATCCACTACTCCAGGACACCGCGACCGACGCCCATTTTGCCAAGGGGCGGTTCGCCGCGGCCTATTCGGGATTCGAAGCACGAGAACTCATCGCCGATGCACCGCTGGCGGATGAAAGCGGCACGCTTTTGGCTCCGTGGCTGCGCGAGGCGGGAATCACCGCGGTGGACATCGTGGGGCTGGCAGCCGATCACTGCGTCCGCGCTACCGCCTTGGATGCGGTGGCCGAAGGCTTTGGCGCCACCGTCATCTCACCCTTGACCGCTGCGGTGTCACCGCAGAACCTGCCGGCCGTCCACGAGGAACTGCGCGCTGCCGGCGTCACAGTGCTCACCCTAGGCTAG
- a CDS encoding nicotinate phosphoribosyltransferase, translating into MRTSLFTDHYELTMLQAALESGAAHRPSVFEAFARRLPEGRRYGVVGGTGRFLEGLSGFHFDDEQLRFLSDNKVVNAATIKYLENYRFSGDISGYAEGELYFPNSPLLTVESTFAEACVVETYLLSIMNHDSAIASAASRMIASAGGRPCIEMGSRRTHEESAVAAARAAMIAGFTSTSNLEAGARYGLRTVGTSAHSFTLLHDSERAAFEAQVASLGKDTILLVDTYDVENGVRTAVEVAGPELGGVRLDSGDLVQQAGWVRQLLDDLGNWNTKITVTSDLDEYAIAALASAPVDSYGVGTALVTGSGHPTASMVYKLVARQDDAGTWIPVAKAAANKASVGGRKHAVRQLNDRDRAVAEVVSTTSHTTGGPERELVVPLVVNGEIDMSYTGASGVKKATERHRASIQELPGVARKLQRGEPVIPTIMVQD; encoded by the coding sequence ATGCGCACCAGCCTCTTCACCGACCACTACGAGTTGACCATGCTACAGGCGGCCCTCGAGTCCGGTGCGGCCCACCGCCCATCCGTGTTCGAAGCTTTCGCACGGCGCTTGCCTGAGGGTCGACGCTACGGCGTAGTCGGTGGCACCGGTCGCTTCCTGGAAGGCTTGTCCGGGTTCCACTTCGACGACGAGCAGCTGCGCTTCCTGTCGGACAACAAGGTTGTCAACGCCGCCACCATCAAATACCTGGAGAACTACCGCTTCAGCGGCGATATCTCCGGCTATGCCGAAGGCGAGCTGTACTTCCCCAACTCGCCGCTGCTGACCGTGGAATCGACATTTGCCGAGGCCTGCGTGGTCGAAACCTACCTGCTGTCGATCATGAACCATGACTCGGCTATCGCTTCGGCCGCCTCGCGCATGATCGCTTCGGCAGGCGGCCGCCCCTGCATCGAAATGGGTTCGCGCCGCACCCATGAAGAGTCCGCCGTCGCTGCCGCACGCGCGGCAATGATCGCTGGCTTCACCTCGACCTCGAACTTGGAGGCCGGAGCGCGCTATGGCCTGAGGACCGTGGGCACCTCCGCCCACTCCTTCACCCTCCTGCACGATTCAGAACGCGCGGCCTTCGAGGCGCAGGTCGCGTCGCTGGGCAAGGACACCATTCTGCTGGTGGACACCTACGACGTGGAAAACGGCGTGCGCACCGCGGTCGAGGTCGCCGGACCAGAGCTGGGCGGTGTTCGCCTGGATTCCGGAGACCTGGTGCAGCAAGCCGGATGGGTCCGCCAGCTGCTCGATGATCTGGGGAACTGGAACACCAAGATCACGGTCACCTCGGACTTGGACGAATATGCCATCGCGGCCTTGGCCAGCGCGCCGGTGGATTCCTATGGAGTAGGCACCGCCCTGGTGACCGGTTCGGGGCATCCGACCGCGTCGATGGTCTACAAGCTCGTGGCCCGCCAAGACGATGCCGGCACCTGGATTCCGGTAGCCAAGGCAGCGGCGAACAAGGCCAGCGTCGGCGGGCGCAAGCACGCTGTCCGCCAGCTAAATGACCGCGACCGGGCCGTGGCTGAGGTGGTTTCGACCACCTCCCACACCACAGGTGGCCCCGAACGCGAGCTCGTTGTGCCCCTGGTGGTCAACGGCGAGATCGACATGTCCTACACCGGGGCTTCGGGCGTCAAGAAGGCCACCGAACGGCACCGGGCCTCCATCCAGGAATTGCCGGGCGTGGCCCGCAAGCTGCAGCGTGGCGAACCCGTGATCCCGACGATCATGGTCCAGGACTGA
- the nucS gene encoding endonuclease NucS yields the protein MRLVVAKCSVDYEGRLRAHLPLATRLVMVKADGSVLIHSDGGSYKPLNWMNPPLTLHEGTPDEDATALGAISTWTVASAKTDDKLTINFHSFEHDSAHILGTDPGLIKDGVEADLQRLLAEQIELLGDGHKLIRREYMTAIGPVDILARDAKGATVAVELKRRGDIDGVEQLTRYLDLLNRDPLLKPVTGIFAAQQIKPQARTLAEDRGIRCLTLDYDAMRGVDDSAGRLF from the coding sequence GTGCGTTTAGTGGTTGCAAAGTGTTCAGTAGATTACGAGGGCCGTCTTCGAGCCCACCTTCCGTTGGCGACTCGCCTGGTCATGGTCAAGGCCGATGGCTCGGTCCTCATCCACTCCGACGGCGGCAGCTACAAGCCGCTGAACTGGATGAACCCGCCGCTGACCCTTCATGAGGGAACTCCAGACGAGGATGCCACGGCACTGGGCGCTATTTCCACCTGGACGGTGGCCAGCGCCAAGACCGATGACAAGCTCACGATCAACTTCCACAGCTTCGAACACGACTCGGCCCATATCCTTGGGACCGATCCGGGCCTGATCAAGGACGGCGTCGAAGCCGACCTCCAGCGACTGCTGGCCGAACAGATCGAATTGCTCGGCGACGGGCACAAGCTGATTCGCCGCGAATACATGACCGCGATCGGCCCAGTGGATATCCTGGCCCGCGATGCCAAGGGCGCCACCGTCGCGGTGGAGCTCAAGCGCCGCGGGGACATCGATGGTGTCGAACAGCTGACCCGCTACCTCGATCTGCTCAACCGCGATCCGTTGCTGAAGCCGGTTACCGGAATCTTTGCCGCGCAGCAGATCAAGCCGCAGGCCCGCACCTTGGCCGAGGATCGCGGAATCCGCTGCCTCACTTTGGATTATGACGCGATGCGCGGTGTCGATGACTCCGCTGGGCGCCTCTTCTAG
- a CDS encoding DEAD/DEAH box helicase, translated as MTETLFDFGDKLPLEDKLPVAYPERAAWGTGPKLRAWQAEALAQYFETEPKDFMAVATPGAGKTTFALRLAKVLIDSGKINRMIVVAPTDHLKKQWADSAARVGIALDPNYKNSDGRHGSHYMGVAVTYAQVALKPAVHRAKTENARTLVIMDEVHHAGDALSWGDGIREAFEPATRRLALTGTPFRSDAAPIPFVQYVDEGDGIRRSKADYTYGYGNALADHVVRPVLFMAYSGNMRWRTAAGEEMEANLGEGFTKDVTAHAWRTALDPHGDWIPSVLQAADRRLSEVRRTVKDAGGLIIATDHEDARGYASQLESICGEKVTTILSDDPKASQKIDDFAASDARWMVAVRMVSEGVDVPRLCVGVYATSTSTPLFFAQAVGRFVRSRKRGEVASVFLPSVPILMALANEMEVERDHALDKEGSKDEDGLDDSLLEEANKEDKASDELARNKFEALNSQASFDRVLFDGGEFGTGADIGSDEELGFLGIPGLLDTDQVSELLRKQQRKQINKGGTKPEPVSDHRRMMDLRTKLSKNVSAWAARTGMPHGQVHNKLRSVCGGPAVPQATADQLQARIDKLQDWFVGRK; from the coding sequence ATGACCGAGACACTCTTTGATTTTGGCGACAAGCTTCCACTGGAAGACAAGCTCCCCGTAGCGTATCCGGAACGAGCGGCCTGGGGAACCGGGCCCAAGCTTCGTGCCTGGCAGGCAGAGGCCCTGGCCCAGTACTTCGAGACCGAGCCCAAGGACTTCATGGCCGTGGCGACTCCCGGCGCGGGCAAGACGACCTTCGCGCTGCGCCTGGCCAAGGTGCTCATCGATTCCGGCAAGATCAACCGCATGATCGTTGTCGCCCCCACCGACCACTTGAAAAAGCAGTGGGCCGATTCGGCGGCACGCGTGGGCATTGCCCTGGACCCGAATTACAAGAACTCCGATGGCCGCCACGGCTCGCACTATATGGGCGTCGCCGTGACCTATGCGCAGGTGGCGCTGAAGCCAGCGGTGCATCGCGCCAAAACGGAGAATGCCCGCACCCTGGTGATCATGGACGAGGTGCACCATGCTGGTGACGCCCTGTCCTGGGGTGATGGCATCCGCGAAGCCTTTGAACCGGCCACCCGACGCCTGGCGCTGACCGGTACGCCGTTCCGTTCCGATGCCGCCCCGATTCCCTTCGTGCAGTATGTCGACGAGGGAGACGGCATCCGCCGCTCCAAGGCCGACTACACCTACGGTTATGGCAACGCGCTGGCCGACCATGTGGTCCGCCCGGTGCTATTCATGGCCTATTCCGGCAATATGCGCTGGCGCACCGCGGCCGGTGAGGAAATGGAAGCCAACCTCGGAGAAGGCTTCACCAAAGACGTCACCGCCCATGCTTGGCGCACTGCCTTGGACCCGCACGGCGACTGGATTCCCTCGGTGCTGCAAGCAGCTGACCGGCGGCTGTCAGAGGTGCGCCGCACCGTCAAGGACGCCGGCGGCCTGATCATCGCCACCGACCATGAAGACGCCCGCGGTTATGCCAGCCAGCTGGAGTCGATCTGCGGCGAGAAGGTCACTACCATCCTTTCCGATGATCCCAAGGCCTCGCAGAAGATCGATGATTTCGCCGCATCCGATGCCCGCTGGATGGTCGCCGTGCGTATGGTGTCCGAAGGCGTCGACGTTCCACGCCTCTGCGTCGGCGTGTACGCCACCAGCACCTCGACCCCGTTGTTCTTCGCCCAGGCAGTGGGACGATTTGTGCGTAGCCGCAAACGCGGGGAAGTGGCCAGCGTCTTTTTGCCCTCGGTGCCAATCCTGATGGCCCTGGCCAACGAGATGGAAGTCGAACGCGATCACGCCTTGGACAAGGAGGGCAGCAAGGACGAGGACGGCCTTGACGATTCCCTGCTGGAAGAAGCCAACAAGGAAGACAAGGCCAGCGATGAGCTGGCGCGCAACAAGTTCGAAGCGCTCAATTCCCAAGCCTCCTTTGACCGCGTGCTTTTTGACGGCGGCGAGTTCGGTACCGGCGCCGACATCGGCAGCGACGAGGAACTAGGATTCCTCGGGATCCCGGGCCTGCTGGACACCGATCAGGTCTCCGAGCTGCTGCGCAAACAGCAGCGCAAGCAGATCAACAAGGGTGGTACCAAACCCGAACCGGTGTCCGATCACCGGCGGATGATGGACCTGCGAACCAAGCTGTCAAAGAACGTCTCGGCGTGGGCAGCTCGCACGGGGATGCCGCACGGACAGGTTCATAACAAGCTGCGCAGCGTCTGTGGTGGTCCGGCGGTGCCGCAGGCTACCGCCGATCAGTTGCAGGCACGCATTGACAAGCTGCAGGATTGGTTCGTCGGACGCAAATAG